In the Brachionichthys hirsutus isolate HB-005 chromosome 13, CSIRO-AGI_Bhir_v1, whole genome shotgun sequence genome, GggatgggaggggaggggaaagAAGGGAGCACCTCCTGAGTCATTGAGGGGGGACTAGTTCCAGCATTCTTCCACTGGGGGGCGCTAACATTTCAAACGTCAGAAGCATTGCATGATCTCAGAAATTCATAATGAAATACTAATATAATGTGAATAAGTTTTAAAGCAGATGGAAACTTCAGCTTTATTTGTGCATGACAAAGTATGGGAGAATTTTAATTTTGTCTTGttcaaaacaattaaataagtGACATaacattgctttttttatttatttaaataactgGGCCATATCTGTTTTAAGCTAGTCAGAAACAGCATGTAAAATTTGAGAATGGCTGTGGCATTTTTGAAAGAACTCACCTCcctggttaaaaaaataataataataataataatttttttaaagtcttctGTCTTATTTGCTACAGGATATTGGCTCCCGGGATATAAACTGGAGAAGTCCTGGGCGATGGTAATTCACGTTTGTGTCGTGTACAACGCTCTGGAGGCAGCACCGGTGCTCCTTCAGGCAGGAGCAGCTGTCAACCGGATGCCCAACGGGAAGACGCCGCTGCACGCGGCCTGCGAGGTCTCCGGCGGCGACTGCGTGGCCTTGCTGTTGGCTCACGGGGCCAAGGCCGACAGTCTGTCACTGAGTGGACACACGCCGCTGCACTACTGCATCACCAGGGGCTCTGTGGACTGTGCCGAGCATCTCGTCCTCAGAGGTCAGAAGGGAAATGAttccatagagagagagaactgcCCTTTATAGGAACACTTTCCTGTTGATTCCGCCGGCCTCTCTTCCTGTATGCTCTGATCTATTTTCCCTCAGAAACACTATGTTAACAACCAAATAGTCTCTCCGTTCCAGCACCGCCTCATACATTACGTCCAATAGTCCCGTCGACCCGATTTCGCTGTTTGCCATCAGGCTGTCATCGCGCCGCGCTGTTTGCACAGCAAACACTTGACAATGCGCTTCTAATCGAGTGCTCATTTATCCAGAGGGTTGCTCACGTAACCGTGCAGAAGATAAATGTATGCCAGCTAGAAACAGATGACATTCTGTTCCACCCCATAGATTCATCGACTCACTATTTGCTTTTGATAAGCGTGTAAAATGAAAAGCTTGCAGCGGATACTTGGTGTGCATAGATCTTTGCTGCCAATGCATGAATCAAACAGACCGTCACCGGCCACGCGTTAGAAAGCAACCCCGTCCTGCAGCTTTTCATCCTCCAGTCATCCCAGTTTACGGGAAACATTTGACTACGCTAGACGTTTCTGTGTTGCCCTCCAGCACACAGACGTTCCTCAACATGTCCGTGCACCCCGAAGGCCCTGAATGAACCCTGTGTTCGGCGCCTCACTGCCAGCAGagtacacaaacacgcacacgctgACACAGCACAACTGGTTTTACATTTAATTGAACCAGAATGCTGGCGGGATCCTGAAACTGTTGTGATCTTCTCTCATCCTTGACAGCTTATATAACCTC is a window encoding:
- the asb4 gene encoding ankyrin repeat and SOCS box protein 4; translation: MFHDFIAAICAFISNLLRALRRTLVSVPTGWAVPFEERGLSFLEPMEEPSRRQLAVKQLKQQFLKALQADNVQEVKRILRTGKLDVDAVLEVDDPSMVLASYKEGYWLPGYKLEKSWAMVIHVCVVYNALEAAPVLLQAGAAVNRMPNGKTPLHAACEVSGGDCVALLLAHGAKADSLSLSGHTPLHYCITRGSVDCAEHLVLRGQKGNDSIERENCPL